Proteins encoded together in one Diabrotica undecimpunctata isolate CICGRU chromosome 3, icDiaUnde3, whole genome shotgun sequence window:
- the LOC140435498 gene encoding uncharacterized protein, translating into MEGKQENSEEMCKVKIEHKELDGALLDGFKFEIQEESNRQSTHGTYLDLKKCLIITEIDQHGYKPNSFEENQKTEKGYFLDLDEHKLEIMETQTDDSSYEENYTSQHSEGKPLNKNVEVACELKPYKCEVCLKQFTHACYLKIHLRRHTREKPYKCEICFKQFRQASSLKMHLRAHTEEKYKCEVCFKQFSLARSLQRHLRVHTGEKSYKCEICFKQFNEAGHLKTHLRVHTGEKPYKCEICFKQFCQASILKRHLIVHTGEKSYKCEVCFKQFSLAGSLQRHLRVHTGEKPYKCEICFKQFYEADSLKKHLRVHTGEKPYKCKICFKRFRQVSILKRHLRVHTGEKSYKCEVCFKQFSLAGNLQRHLRVHTGEKPYKCEICYKQFNQVGHLKTHLSMHTGEKS; encoded by the exons ATGGAAGGAAAGCAAGAAAATAGCGAGGAAATGTGTAAAGTAAAAATAGAGCATAAAGAACTGGATGGTGCTCTGTTGGATGGCTTTAAATTTGAAATTCAGGAGGAATCCAATAGGCAAAGTACACATGGCACATATTTAGACTTAAAGAAATGTCTTATAATTACTGAAATAGATCAACATGGATATAAACCTAActcatttgaagaaaaccaaaaaactgaaaaag GTTATTTTCTAGATCTAGACGAACACAAACTGGAAATTATGGAGACACAAACTGATGATTCATCTTATGAAGAAAATTACACTAGCCAACACTCTGAAGGAAAaccattaaataaaaatgtggaAGTTGCGTGTGAActaaaaccttacaagtgtgaagttTGTCTTAAACAATTTACCCATGCATgttatttgaaaatacatttgagaagGCACACcagagaaaaaccttacaagtgtgaaatttgttttaagcaatttcgTCAAGCCAGTAGTTTAAAAATGCATCTAAGAGCGCACACTGAAGAAAAATATaagtgtgaagtttgttttaagcaatttagtctaGCACGTAGTTTGCAAAgacatttgagagtacacactggagaaaaatcttacaagtgtgaaatttgttttaagcaatttaatgAAGCAGgtcatttgaaaacacatttaagagtgcacactggagaaaaaccttacaagtgtgaaatttgttttaagcaattttgtCAAGCTAGTATTCTGAAAAGACATTTAatagtgcacactggagaaaaatcttataagtgtgaagtttgttttaagcaatttagtctaGCAGGTAGTTTGCAAAgacatttgagagtacacactggagaaaaaccttacaagtgtgaaatttgttttaagcagttttatGAGGCAGATtctttgaaaaaacatttaagagtgcacactggagaaaaaccttataagtgtaaaatttgttttaagcgattTCGTCAAGTTAGtattttgaaaagacatttaagagtgcacactggagaaaaatcttataagtgtgaagtttgttttaagcaatttagtctaGCTGGTAATTTACAAAgacatttgagagtacacactggagaaaaaccttacaagtgtgaaatttgttataAGCAATTTAATCAAGTAGgtcatttgaaaacacatttgagcatgcacactggagaaaaatcttaa